The nucleotide sequence CCCAGTGGGCATCAGTGAGCGCTACACCTTCTTCTCTGGCCAGCAATGGGACCAATTCGGGTGTCCAGTCGCTGACATTTTTTAAATATCCCTGGGCATCGGTGTCGATGACATTTCCGTCAAATTCAAGCATGGTACGTCTCGCAGTTGTTAACCCGGCAAGGATAGTGATATCGCTCTTCCTTCGCAAGTATCTGCGCATGAATACTTTGCAACCCAAGGCTGTTGATTGCATCGCAGAAAAACAAAAAAGCGCCCCGGAGGGCGCTTCTGGTATTGTCAGTAACAGACGGGATTAATCGTCGCTGCCCATGATGCCCAGAATTTGCAGCAGGCTCAGGAACAGGTTGTAAATAGACACATACAGGGTCACGGTTGCAGAGATATAGTTTGTCTCACCGCCACGAACAATCGACTGAGTAGTCAGCAGGATGGCCGCAGAAGAGAAGAGCACAAACATACCGCTGATCACCAGAGACAGCATTGGCATTTGCAGGAAGATGTTTGCAATCACAGCAACCACGATGGCGATAAAGCCAGCCAGGAGCATGCCGCTCAGGAACGACAGGTCGCGCTTGGTGGTCAGTGCATAGGCAGAACACGCCATGAAGGTCAGTGCCGTACCGCCCAGTGCCGGCATGATCACATGTCCCATCCCTGCGCCGATATACATGTTCAGGATTGGGCCAAGGGTGTAACCCATGAAACCCGTGAGCAGGAAGGTAAAGACCAGACCCAGGCCGCTGTCACGGTTCTTTTCTGTCAGGAACAGTAAGCCGTAAAAGCCAACCAGAGTGATGATTAAACCCGGATGCGGCAGGTTCATCGCCATAGAAACACCGGCGACCACGGCTGACCACAGTAAGGTCAGAGATAGCAGGAAATAAGTGTTGCGCAGAACCTTGTTCGTTGACAGTACGCCTTCGTAGCCATTACTACGGACAATACGATCGTTCATAAATGCTTCCCCTTAGGGTTAGTGTTGAAATTTACTATGCCATATATGGCGGCAACATCGGTCACTTTCAAGATTAAGTCATTGAAACTTTGAACCGACATTGAAAAAAATCGTTGAAAGTATTGGCTTAAATATACTGGAGAGCTGGCCAATACCTATGATCAAAGATGTAACAGTGTGTAAATCTGCCGGTTCGATCCGCCAGTTCAGGCCAGACTAGCGTATCGGGGGCGCATAATGCAAACCTCCCTGGGTCCAGAGGCTGTTTTGTGCCCGCTGAATATGAAGCGGAGACTGGATACCAACTGTACGATCAAAGCTTTCGCCGTAATTCCCCACTTGCTTGATGATCTGATAAGCCCAGTCAGGCTTCAGCCCCAGACTTTTGCCCTGCGGGCCGTCTAAGCCAAGAAACCGGCGAACTTCCGGAATTTCACTGCTTTTCATCTCATCGATATTCTGTGAGTTGATCCCCAGCTCTTCGGCATTGATCATGGCATTCAGTGTCCATTTCACGATGTTGTACCACTGATCGTCCCCCTGGCGGACTACAGGTCCCAGCGGCTCTTTGGAAATGATATCCGGTAAAATAATCGCGTCTTCGGCATTTTTCAGATTCAGCCTTAAGCCGTAAAGGCCGGACTGATCCGCGGTCAGCACATCGCAGCGCCCTTCCTCAAAACCCATGATCGTTTCCTGTGCAGTATCAAACGGCACCAGGGTGTAAGTCAGGTTGTTGAGTTTGAAATAGTCTTCAAGATTCAGCTCGGTCGTGGTGCCGGACTGAACGCAAATGGTGGCGCCGGACAAATCTTCCGCTCGGTTGGCGTTGAGGGATTTTTTCACCATAAAGCCCTGGCCATCGAAATAGAGGATGCCGGCAAAATGCAGTTCGAGCGCTGTGTCGCGCTGTAAAGTCCAGGTGGTATTGCGTGACAATATGTCTATCTCGCCTTTTTGCAGCGCCGCAAAGCGCTCCCGGGCATTGAGCGGGATAAATTTGACTTTGCTTTTATCTCCCAGGGTTGCAGCGGCGACAGCCTGGCAGAACTCCACATCCAGGCCATACCATTCGCCTTTCTGATTGGGCATGGAGAATCCGGGCAACCCGGTACTGACCCCACATTCGAGGTAACCTTTTTCGGCGATGTGTTCTAAGGTCGGAGAAAAACTAATCTGTTTGCTCAGCCGGCCCCTGAGTGTATTGACTTCTTTTTCAAGCTCTTCGACACGTTGCGAATCCTGACTCAGGACGTTCTGAACCGGCTGCTCTTCCATCTGCTGTTCGAGCATCTCGACTTTATTTTCCAGTGCTTTGATTAACGCTTTGTCTTGCGCATTGTCGCGATCGCATCCTGAGATCATCAGCAGGCATAGGGTTCCCAGCAGACAAGCCTGAATCGTGTCCGTCATAACGTGTCCTTCTGCTTCATCGGCCTGTAGGCGAGAACCGACAGGTAATGCTTATGAATAGAAATATCAATCTTCAGTATAGGAACCGTTCACGGATGTGCGAGTATCAATATTTATAAAGGGATCAGGGGTTTGACAGGTGACATGTTAATCACCTCCCGTTTGGCAAACAGATCCGTCAGTATCCGGGTTTCCATGTCAGTGGGCGGGCGGCTGACAGTCAACCGGAGAATGGGATCTGTTGAATTGGTCTGGCGGGTTAAAGTGTCCAGATCCACAACCGAAAGCAGTGCATGAAATTTGTGCACATAGTCGCGGGTTTCTTTCGGTAATGTCAGGGCGGTGAACTGACGGCTGTTGGCTTTTTTGATGGCCCGGCCAACCCGGCCTTCGCCGGCATTGTAGGCGGCCAGTGTCAGTGCAAGGTCCTGATCGAACTTGTTGTACAGAAATGACAGATAAGCGACGGCGGCCTGAGTGCTTTTCTGGACATCAAAGCGCTCGTCGTTATCGGCTTGTACCTGCAATCCGAACCGTTCGGCAGTGGCTGGGATCAGCTGCCACAGACCGGCTGCATTGGCTGAGGAGACCGCATCCACTCTGAAAGTCGATTCAATCATGGGCAGTAATGCCAGATTGGCCGGGAGTTGTTTAGCACGCAGAACCTGCTCAATATCACGCAGTGTTTCTTGATTACGCAGCAGGTGTTGCTCAATCAGATGGCGGTGGGGCAATAACTTGTCAACCTGTGCCTGTAAGGCATCAGCACTGAGCGAAAAAGACGACAATGCCGGGCTGGCCAATGCGACACCCGGCAGGAAAAAAAGTGTGAACCAACAACAGAAACCGGCCCAGAAGGGGACGCCGGTTTTGCGGGCAATCGACATATCAGCTCTGCATCAATGCCGTGCCATAGGCAGGTTCACCTTTAATCTGCATCAGCAATTCACCGTAAGAAGCGGACAGATTGCCGTTCACCTGATTGGTTTTCTGGCAGGACTGGACATGACTCTCCAGTTGCTGCCAGCTCTGGCGAACCTGGGCGTTTAGTGGGGAAGGCAGTTTTTTCATCAGCATTGTCATGCCTTGCTTATCGGCAGGCAGTCCGAGCTGTTGTAACAACTGCCGGCGCTGCGAGGCACTGTGCTGAAGCTGAGCAAGCACGTGTTCCTGCTTTTTGACCAGTTCGGTTAACGTGGTGCCGTTAAATTGCAGATAACTGGCTTGCTGTCGCAACAGTAATTGTCCGAGTTGCTGGTAAGCCTGAAGGTCGTGGCGGATCCCCTGAATCAGTGCTTTCACTATCTGCTGCTTGCTCATGTCTGGCCTCATTCGTGTCCGGTGTGGAATTCCAGAATTGCGCTGGACAGGGTATCAATGTCCAGTTTGAGATCGCCTTTTGCCAGTGCCTGCTTCACAGCATTCACTTTTTCCATATCGATGTCCGGTAAGTCGGCCAGTTTTTCCTGCGCCTGTGAAATGATCTGGTTGCTGGCGCTGATCACCGGTTCCAAACCTTTCGATTTACCTGCGGTTTCCACTTGTGCCGGGCTGGACGGACGTTGGGTTGATGACGCCACCTGAGAATTAATTACTTTGTCAATTTTCATGAATGTATCCTGCTCGTTTGTTCTACCGCTTGAATTTAAGTAACTGCTAAAGAGGAAAAGCGACCGCTTCCGGGCGGAAATTAAAAAATAGTTTCAACTTTTCCACGCTCAACCACGACAGCCTGAATGACCTTTCCTGAACTGATATTGCGGACAGAAACCTGTTCACCTTTAACACCATTTTGCAAGGCTTCTCCTTTCATGCTGGCCTCCAGACCATTCTTGCTGGCGACGATGATGACAGTGTTGCCTTCTTCAACCAGCCACAGCGGCTGGAGCTGCAGCGGATTGATGATCTGACCACTCCGGACTCGTCTTAACGTCCGCTGACCAATGAGCTGCTCCGGGTGGGTCGCAAACGCTTCATCGCGGGTCAGGGTCAGTACCTGAGATTTGAGCATCGCCGCCGTCAGTCTGGTATCACGCCGGATGTGTGTCGCCGAGACGATCACCGGTAACCGGAGACTGACCTGCGCGGTAATGTTCAGTTTCCATGGCTGAGCGCCGGACTGGCATTCAAGCTGACGGCGCAGATAACCCACCGGCAGGCTCTGCTGATCGGCGGCGCTGATATACAGCTCAGTGTCACAGGCCGGCAGGTGATCCACAGAAGCCGGCACACTGATACTAATCTCAGTGTCATAGTCCGGCCATTGTTGCCTGGCGGCATAACTGGCGATTTCCTGCGCTATCTGAGCCTGGGTCCAGGCCACCAGTTCAGACGCATTCTGTTTATTGCCACTGTCTGCCAGGGCGACAGAAGGCAGCATCAGCACTGCAGTCCACAGCGCATGAAAGTAGCCGGATTTCCTGTTTCCTGATTTCCGCCTGTGTGTGAAAGGGCGGAAGTTCCGCTTCCTTTCCTCTTTGTAACTCACTGAAAAATAAAGCATAAAATATTGGCATGTTTCTTGTTAGTAGTCATGGTGCAAGCGTGACCGATTTAAAGGAAAAACAATGGCGATCAGTTTTGAAAATGCGCTGGGTGTCCATCCTGATGCGCTTAATTTCAGGGTACAGCGCAGCAAAGTATTGGCAAGCAACTTAGCAAATGTCGATACCCCTGGATATCTCGCCAGAGACCTGGCGTTTGAAAGCGTGATGAAAAACACAAGCTCACGCGTGGATACTCCTCCACCGCAGTTGGATGTGAGCGCGAAATACCGGGTGCCGTACCAGAACAGCAAAACCGGTAACACCGTTGAGCTGGGCGTGGAACAAGCCAAGTTTGCCCAGAACAACATGGATTTTCAAACCAGTCTGACGTTTATGAACATGAAGTTCAGCGGACTGGCCAAAGCAATTGAGGGTCGTTAATTACTATGGCTTTTACGGACATCTACTCAATCGCTGGTTCTGCAATGACGGCGCAAACCGTCCGTCTGAATACGGTAGCCAGTAACCTGGCCAATGCCGATGCAGTAGCCAGCAATCCGAATGATGCTTACAAAGCGCTGAAACCTGTGTTTGCCACTGTGTACAGCCAGACACAATTATCTGCCGACAAAGATGTGTACCCGAATGCGGAAGTGCGCATTGTCGACGTGGTTCAGCATGATGGCAAAGTGGATAAGCGTTTCGAACCGAATAACCCGCTGGCGAACGAAGAAGGCTATGTCTTCTATCCGGGCATCGACGTTGTGGCGGAAATGGCAGACATGATGTCCGCCACCCGCAGTTACGAGACCAATGTTGAAGTGATGGCCAATGTGAAAAGTATGCAGCAGGGCCTGCTGCGTCTGGGGGAGGGTAGCCGATGAGCTTAGCACAATATACCGCTTTATCCGGGGATAGCCCGACAACCACAAGCGGCAATACCGGTGTTCAGGCAAACCGTGCCAGTGATAACAGTGCGGATGCGCTGCAGAACGAGTTCCTGACCCTGATGGTGGCTCAGATCCAGAATCAGGATCCGCTCAACCCGCTGGACGGCACCGAATATGTCGGTCAGCTGGCGCAGTTCTCTCAGGTTCAGAGCACCGAGAATATGTCCAAGATGATGCAGAACAGCATGGTCTTGATGGACAACATGCAGGTACTGGCAACGGCGGGTTTAGTGGGACAGACAGTGTATGTCAGCACTAATGAAATGACCCTGGGTGAAGGTACCCAGAGCGGCAAGATTGAACTGGCGCACGCGTCTAATCAGGTGAACCTGCTGCTGGAAGATGACTATGGCCGTGTGACCAAAGTACCGCTGGGCGCACACGGCGCAGGCGATGTGGATTTCACCATTGACCCGGAAGCGCTGGAACTGCCTGAAGGAAACTACACAGTGTCGGTGGAAGTTCAGTCCGGTCAGACCGAGCCTAAGGTGCTGCTGGCCGGTCAGGTTGAACAAGTACGTGTTCCAAGTAACGGGGGCTCAGCCCTGGTCAATGTTGCCGGTGTCGGCAGCGTTCCTTTCTACCAGATTAGCCAGTTCGGCAGCTGATTTTCATACAAATTAACGAGGATATTATGAGTTTTGATATCGCGCTGAGTGGCCTGGGAGCCACCAATACACAGCTGAATACCATCAGTAACAACATTGCAAACGTGTCAACCACAGGCTTTAAAGAGTCACGTACTGAGTTCTCTTCTGTTTACAACGGTATTCAGGCCGGTGGTGTTGAAGTGGCTGCCATCTCTCAGAATTTTGATAAAAACGGTTCTGTGAGCGGCACAGGTCGTTCATTGGATCTGGCTATTGGCGGTAATGGCTTTTTCGTCACCAAAGACACCAGCGGCCAGGTGGTTTATACCCGCTCTGGCGTGTTTAACACTGATAAAGACAACTACATTGTCAGTAACACTGGCATGAAGCTGCAAGGTTATACCGTTGACGCGAATAACAACCTGCAATCGGGCGCTGTGGGCGATCTGCAAATTAAAACCGCGTCACTGGCTGCACAAGCCACTGATCGTGTGGATTTTGTTGCCAACTTCGATTCACGCGTGAATACACCTGCGGTTGCGCCATTCGACATGGCTGATCACGATACCTATAACTCTTCTTACACCACCAAGGTGTATGACTCGCTGGGTAATCCGCACACCATGACCCAGTATTTCGTGAAAACCGGTGCCAATGCCTGGGATATTCATGTGTCTGTTGACGGTGCTGCGCCAGCGACCACGCAAGCGGCCACGTTTAATACCGACGGTACGCTGGCAACCCCTGCGGCCCCTTTCAATGTTGCCTTTAACCCTGCCGGTGCTGACCCTATGAGTGTGGATATCGACCTGCTGGGGACCACCCAGTTCGGCGCCGATTTCGGCACCAGCACCAACAACCCTAACGGTTATTCATCCGGTGAGCTGACAGGCGTGCGTGTGGAAGACAACGGCATGGTATACGCCACTTACACCAACGGTCAGTCTCTGCTTCAGGGTCAGGTCATGCTGGCCGATTTTGCTAACCCACAAGCCCTGGTCAAAGTCAGCAACACTGGCTGGCAGCAAAGCTTTGGCTCTGGTGCACCGATTACCGGTCAGCCTGGCAGCGGTATTCTGGGCAGCCTGACGCCGGGAGCACTGGAAGGCTCTAACGTGGACCTGACCAGCGAACTGGTCAACCTGATGACAGCACAGCGTAACTATCAGGCGAACGCCAAAACCATCTCGACCACAGAGCAGCTGACTCAAGCGCTGTTCAACGCGATTTAAGGGTTAGTTGATGGATAGCTTGTTATACACAGCAACCAGTGGAGCAAGTCGGGTACTGAGCGCACAGCAGGTGCGCTCAAACAACCTGTCGAATGCCGATACCACAGGTTTTCGTGCCGACATGGAAAGAGCCAGAAGTTACGCCGTTCAGGGGCGCGGTTTTGACGGCAGCACTATGGTGGTGACGAACTCGGCCTCGACCCGTTTTGATGCCGGTGACATGGTGAAAACCGGCCGCAAACTGGATATCGCCATCAATGGCGAAGGTTTTCTGACAGTACAGAGTCCGGATGGCGGCGAGTCATACACCCGGGCCGGTAACCTGAAAATTGACCAGCAGGGCAACCTGACAGTCAACGGTTTTCCTGTGATGGCAGAAGGCGAGCCGATTGTGATTCCGCCGAACCAGAGCATTGAAATCAGTGAAACCGGCATGGTGACTGTGATTCCGCCGGGTGGTGGCGCAGAGCTGGAAGTCGGTCAGTTAAAACTGGTCAATCCGAATATTGCCGATGTTCAGAAAATGAATGATGGCTTGTTTCAGGCTCGCAACGGTAATGATTTCGCCGCGGATGCCACAGTGCGTCTGGCGCCTGAGCACCTGGAAGGCAGTAACGTTTCCGCGATTGAAGAACTGGTCAGCGTGATGTCGCTGACGCGTAATTTCGAAATGCAGGTGCGGATGATGAAGACCGCAGAAAAACTCGCTCAGGCTGGTAACCGCCTGTTGCGTAACGGCTAATAAGAAGGAGAGATCACATGCATTCTGCATTATGGGTCAGCAAAACGGGCATGGCGGCGCAAGACACTAAGATGACCGCCATCTCGAACAACCTGGCAAACGTTAACACAGTAGGTTTTAAACGCGACCGCGTTGTTTTTGAAGACCTCTTCTACACCATTCAGCGTCAGCCTGGTGCGCCGGTCGATCAGGTGAACGAACTGCCGACAGGTGTGCAGTTGGGTAGCGGTGTGCGCGTCGTCGGCACACAAAAAGTGTTTACCCAGGGCAATTCGCAGAACACCAGTCAGGAATTGGATATGGCCATTATGGGTGGCGGTTTCTTCCAGATTGAAAACTCTGACGGTGAAGTCATGTACAGCCGCAACGGCCAATTTCATGTCAACTCGGAAGGCCTGATTGTGAATACTCAGGGTTTGCCCCTGATCCCTCAAATTGAGATCCCGGATGCGGCAACCCGCATCAGCATCGGTGTGGACGGTACCGTCTCAGCGCAGGTGGCCGGGGATCCTCAGCCTCAGGAACTGGGTCAGATCACCCTGGCGCAGTTTGTGAACCCGGCCGGTCTGGAAGCCCTGGGTGGCAACCTGTACCGAGAAACAGAAGCCAGCGGCCAGCCGGATGAGCTGGTACCGGGTCTTGATGGTGCGGGCAGCATCAAACAGGGCGCACTGGAAGGCTCTAACGTGCAGGTGGTGGAAGAAATGGTCGATATGATCACCACGCAGCGCGCGTATGAAATGAACGCCAAAGTCGTCTCAGCTGCGGATGACATGCTGAAGTTTGTCGCGCAGTCAGTTTAATGCTTACACCGAAAGGAAATCCTATGAAGTGGCTGATTCCATTTCTCATGGTGTTATTGACAGGGTGCACCATGCGCCCTGAGTTCTCCGCACCCGAACCCGATGATGAAGCCTTCGCGCCACCGGTACTGGATTACTCTTTGCCGGAAGCGTCTGACGGCAGTCTTTATCGCAATAACTACATGATGACCTTGTTTCAGGATCGCCGTGCTTACCGGGTCGGTGACATTCTCACGATCGTGCTGGACGAAGAAACCCAGTCGAGCAAAAAAGCCAATACTCAATTCTCTAAAGACTCTGAAGTTGGCATCAGTGCGCCGGTATTTGGCAATTACACCGCCGATAATTTATCGGCTAGTGTGGACGCCAGCCGCGGCTTTGATGGTTCCTCACAGAGCTCACAGGGCAACAAACTCAAAGGCGCGATTACCGTGACGGTGAATGCCGTGTTACCCAACGGGGTGCTGCGTGTCCGCGGGGAAAAATGGCTGCGCCTCAATCAGGGCGATGAATTTATCCGCCTGTCAGGGATCGTACGTGTGGATGACATTAACCGCTTGAATCAGGTGTCTTCGCAACGGATTGGTGATGCGCGTATCACCTACTCAGGTCGCGGAGCACTGGCAGACAGCAACTCAGCCGGCTGGCTGACTCAATTCTTTACTAGCCCATGGATGCCGTTCTGATGAAATCGTTCAAAACTCTATTGCTGTTGATGGCAGTGGCGCTTTGGGGAGCTCACTCTGTCTCTGCCAACGCCTCCATTGCCATGCCGATTATGGATTTAGTGGATGTGCAAGGCATTCGTGGTAACCAACTGGTGGGCTATGGTCTGGTCGTTGGCCTTGATGGCACGGGCGACCGTAATCAGGTGAAATTCACCAGCCAGTCGGTCACCAATATGTTGCGCCAGTTTGGTGTGCAGATCAGCGAGGGCACCGATCCTAAGCTGAAAAACGTGGCGTCCGTCAGTGTGACTGCCTTTATCGATCCCATGGCAGGGAAAGGCCAGACAGTGAACATTGTTGTGTCCTCTCTGGGGGATGCCAAAAGCCTGCGCGGCGGGACATTGCTGCTGACCCCGTTGCGGGGCGTGGACGGTGAAGTTTACGCCGTCGCGCAGGGTAACGTGATTGTCGGCGGCGCCAGTGCCGAAGGCCTGAGTGGTTCGAAAGTGACCATTAACACCCCAACCACAGGCCGCATTCCTAACGGCGCGACACTGGAACGTGAAATCCCGACCGATTTCAATCAAAAGCCGAATATCACGCTGAATCTGCGCACCCCGAGCTTCACCACAGCGAAAAATATTGCCCGCGCCGTCAATAACACCTTTGGTTCGGGTGTGGCAACGGCGATTAATAAAGCCAAAGTCGAAGTACTGGCTCCAATGGATACCCAGCAGCGCGTAACCTTTATGTCGATGCTGGAAGAGCTGGTTGTCGAAGAAGGCCGCCGTCCGGCCAGAGTCGTCTTCAACTCCCGCACCGGTACTGTGGTGGTCGGCAAAAACGTGACTGTCAGCGCCGCTGCCGTCAGTCATGGCAGTCTGACCGTCACTATTCGTGAAATGCAGTCGGTCAGTCAGCCAAACGCTTTTGCCGACGGTGAAACCAAGGTGGTGAATAACTCACTGGTCGATATCAATCAGGACGAAGCCCCGATGTATATCTGGCCGGAAGGGACTGAACTGAGCACGATTGTCGATGCGGTGAACAGCCTGGGTGCGACACCGGATGATCTGATGTCAATTCTGCAGGCCTTGCATGAAGCGGGTGCGCTGAATGCTGAGCTGGTGGTTATCTAAGGAGTGGCAATGAAAATTGATGGTCAGGCGAATGCCCTGCTGTATCACGACAACAGTGCAGTGAATAACCTGAAATTTCAGGCGGACAAAAAACAGGCGCTGCATGAGGTGGCCGGTCAGTTTGAAGCCATGTTTCTGCAGATGGTGCTGCGCCAGATGCGCAGCAGCAGCGATGTACTGGCAGCGGAAGACAACCCGTTTTCGAGCAAAGAGCAGGGCGTTTTCCGCGACTTCTATGACGGCCAGCTGGCGATGGACATGGCGAAGCGGCAAAGTGCCGGTATTGCCGACATGCTGGTGAAGCAACTGAGCCCGCATGACAGCAGCGATTCGGCGCTCAGCCGTGAAAATCTGGCGGCCAACAGCGCCTCGCTGTCACCGGAGACGGGCAAATTTAACAGCGCCAGTGCGCAGGTCGCCCTTGATAAAGAACAACTTCCGGCGACTCAACGAGTGACAGCCATAAATAATATGGCATTTCAACAGCCGTTAATTACCAGGATTGATGCGAAAATGGAGCACGGATCTTAATGAGCATTATCAATATTGCATTAACCGGTTTGAATGCAAACCGTGTTGGCCTTGATGTGACCGCGCAAAACGTCGCGAATGTGAATACCCCGGGCTACAGCCGTCAGCAGGCGCAGTTTGCGGCGCTCGGTCCCAGCTCCGCTCTGGGAGTCAGCGCAGGGAATGGCGTGGAAGTCACCAGTATTCGTCGTATATCTGATGAATTTGTGGTGAGACAAACCTGGGCGACTCAAAGCCAGGCATCTTATTCTTCCCGTTATCTCAGTAATATGTCCCAGCTTGAAAGCGTGATGGGGGCAGACAGCTTCAATATCGCCAAAGGCCTGGACAACTTGTACGCCGCCCTGAATGATGCGTCGGTGAAACCCGAGTCTACGCCACTGCGTCAGCAAATCATCAGCGAAGCTAACGCCCTGACGCGCCGGTTTAATACCCTATCTGAGTCTTATTACGCTCAGCACAAAGATCTGAGTGAGCAGCGCACGGCGGCAGTTGAACTGAGTAATAGCCTGCTGGTCAATATTGCCGATGTGAATAAGCGTATTGTGGAAATGAGCTCGACTAATGGTAATCCGTCCCATTTGCTTGATGAACGTGACGCCCTGATTGGACAATTGTCTGAAATGATGTCGATCAAAACCAATCAGCAGCCGGATGGCAGTTTGCAGGTGACTCTGGCCTCTGGTCAGCCACTGGTATTGGGTGATCAGGCCTCTCAGATTAAAGCCATTCCTGATCCGTCAGATCCTTATCTGGCCGACATGGAAATCAATTTTTCAGGCCAGCGTTTCCCGATTAACGGTGATATTGGTGGTGAGCTTGGTGCAATCACGGATTATCAGGTCGACACTTTGCTGCCTTTTCGCCAGACCCTGGACGAAATGGCTGTTGCGTTCGCCGATGCCTTTAATAACACCCTGGCAACCGGGCAGGATCTCAACGGCAATCCCGGCCAGCCCCTGTTCAGCTATGATCCGGCCAGTCCGTCTTCAAGCCTGAAAATCACGGGATTGGATCCAGAAGAGCTGGCCCTGTCTTCAGACGGGACTCCGGGTAACAGTGACGTACTGACCGATTTAGTTGCTCTAAGCAACCAGACCTTTGCGATTACAGGGTACGGTAATATCGCCATCAGCGATACGTTTACCGCTATGGTTGGGGATACGGCGATTAAAGCACGGCAGGTCACTTCTGATGCGAAAGCGGCTGAAAGTCTGAATGCACAGGCCATTTCTGTCAAAGAAAACCTGAGTGCAGTGAACAGTGATGAGGAAGCTGCCAATCTGATGGTCTTTGCCAATGCGTATCAGGCAAATATGAAGGTGATCAGTACGGCGAATAACCTGTTCGATACTGTACTAGCTCTATTTTAAGGAATAATTATGCGTATCAGTGACACTCAATTCAGCCAGATGATGCTGAGCAGCCTGAGCAAAAACAATGTGGGTTTGGGCGAAGTGATGCAACAGATGTCGACCGGTGATCGTTTGACCAAATTGTCGGACGATCCGATTGATTCCATCAAACTACTAAACCTCGGTCGGGAAGGCAGCGCACTGACTCAGTATCAGGCCAATATCGCCAACGTGAAAACCACACTGTCAAGTCAGGAAGCGTATTTAGACACGGCAAGTGAAAGTTTAAAGAGTTTACGTGATCTTGTGCTATGGGGTTCAAATGGCACCATGACAGATGACGATCGCAAAGGCATTATGACGGAAATGGAAACCCTAAAAGAGGGTTTACAGGCAATCTTTAATTCGCAGGACGAAGAAGGTATTTATTTGTTTTCCGGCACCCAGACTGACACGCAGGCACTGACGGATACCGACACAGGTTATACTCTGAACGGCA is from Photobacterium sp. TLY01 and encodes:
- the flgE gene encoding flagellar hook protein FlgE, coding for MSFDIALSGLGATNTQLNTISNNIANVSTTGFKESRTEFSSVYNGIQAGGVEVAAISQNFDKNGSVSGTGRSLDLAIGGNGFFVTKDTSGQVVYTRSGVFNTDKDNYIVSNTGMKLQGYTVDANNNLQSGAVGDLQIKTASLAAQATDRVDFVANFDSRVNTPAVAPFDMADHDTYNSSYTTKVYDSLGNPHTMTQYFVKTGANAWDIHVSVDGAAPATTQAATFNTDGTLATPAAPFNVAFNPAGADPMSVDIDLLGTTQFGADFGTSTNNPNGYSSGELTGVRVEDNGMVYATYTNGQSLLQGQVMLADFANPQALVKVSNTGWQQSFGSGAPITGQPGSGILGSLTPGALEGSNVDLTSELVNLMTAQRNYQANAKTISTTEQLTQALFNAI
- the flgF gene encoding flagellar basal-body rod protein FlgF is translated as MDSLLYTATSGASRVLSAQQVRSNNLSNADTTGFRADMERARSYAVQGRGFDGSTMVVTNSASTRFDAGDMVKTGRKLDIAINGEGFLTVQSPDGGESYTRAGNLKIDQQGNLTVNGFPVMAEGEPIVIPPNQSIEISETGMVTVIPPGGGAELEVGQLKLVNPNIADVQKMNDGLFQARNGNDFAADATVRLAPEHLEGSNVSAIEELVSVMSLTRNFEMQVRMMKTAEKLAQAGNRLLRNG
- the flgG gene encoding flagellar basal-body rod protein FlgG; the protein is MHSALWVSKTGMAAQDTKMTAISNNLANVNTVGFKRDRVVFEDLFYTIQRQPGAPVDQVNELPTGVQLGSGVRVVGTQKVFTQGNSQNTSQELDMAIMGGGFFQIENSDGEVMYSRNGQFHVNSEGLIVNTQGLPLIPQIEIPDAATRISIGVDGTVSAQVAGDPQPQELGQITLAQFVNPAGLEALGGNLYRETEASGQPDELVPGLDGAGSIKQGALEGSNVQVVEEMVDMITTQRAYEMNAKVVSAADDMLKFVAQSV
- the flgH gene encoding flagellar basal body L-ring protein FlgH translates to MKWLIPFLMVLLTGCTMRPEFSAPEPDDEAFAPPVLDYSLPEASDGSLYRNNYMMTLFQDRRAYRVGDILTIVLDEETQSSKKANTQFSKDSEVGISAPVFGNYTADNLSASVDASRGFDGSSQSSQGNKLKGAITVTVNAVLPNGVLRVRGEKWLRLNQGDEFIRLSGIVRVDDINRLNQVSSQRIGDARITYSGRGALADSNSAGWLTQFFTSPWMPF
- a CDS encoding flagellar basal body P-ring protein FlgI; translated protein: MAVALWGAHSVSANASIAMPIMDLVDVQGIRGNQLVGYGLVVGLDGTGDRNQVKFTSQSVTNMLRQFGVQISEGTDPKLKNVASVSVTAFIDPMAGKGQTVNIVVSSLGDAKSLRGGTLLLTPLRGVDGEVYAVAQGNVIVGGASAEGLSGSKVTINTPTTGRIPNGATLEREIPTDFNQKPNITLNLRTPSFTTAKNIARAVNNTFGSGVATAINKAKVEVLAPMDTQQRVTFMSMLEELVVEEGRRPARVVFNSRTGTVVVGKNVTVSAAAVSHGSLTVTIREMQSVSQPNAFADGETKVVNNSLVDINQDEAPMYIWPEGTELSTIVDAVNSLGATPDDLMSILQALHEAGALNAELVVI
- a CDS encoding rod-binding protein, producing MKIDGQANALLYHDNSAVNNLKFQADKKQALHEVAGQFEAMFLQMVLRQMRSSSDVLAAEDNPFSSKEQGVFRDFYDGQLAMDMAKRQSAGIADMLVKQLSPHDSSDSALSRENLAANSASLSPETGKFNSASAQVALDKEQLPATQRVTAINNMAFQQPLITRIDAKMEHGS
- the flgK gene encoding flagellar hook-associated protein FlgK, whose translation is MSIINIALTGLNANRVGLDVTAQNVANVNTPGYSRQQAQFAALGPSSALGVSAGNGVEVTSIRRISDEFVVRQTWATQSQASYSSRYLSNMSQLESVMGADSFNIAKGLDNLYAALNDASVKPESTPLRQQIISEANALTRRFNTLSESYYAQHKDLSEQRTAAVELSNSLLVNIADVNKRIVEMSSTNGNPSHLLDERDALIGQLSEMMSIKTNQQPDGSLQVTLASGQPLVLGDQASQIKAIPDPSDPYLADMEINFSGQRFPINGDIGGELGAITDYQVDTLLPFRQTLDEMAVAFADAFNNTLATGQDLNGNPGQPLFSYDPASPSSSLKITGLDPEELALSSDGTPGNSDVLTDLVALSNQTFAITGYGNIAISDTFTAMVGDTAIKARQVTSDAKAAESLNAQAISVKENLSAVNSDEEAANLMVFANAYQANMKVISTANNLFDTVLALF